AAAATGCCCATaacaaaaatttatatttttcttttttggggcaTACTAAACAATGGAAAGAGTTTCATATTTCAGCAGTGAGTGCATAGGCATGCCTGTTTAACATCCACTCAATGTTGACTAAAGTGGTACGATCTATCCAATCCAAACATCCTCTATCATCCATTCAGTATAAAATCTAAATTTCCATATTTCATGGCGTTGCCTGATCAAACGAATACAATTTTCTTAATTTGGCCCTTGATAGTTTAGGCCTCAACCATCTGGGAAAATCTATACATTCTTGTTTTTTAGGATGCAGTAGTTTCTTGTATGTATAACTCTTCAAATACTCGTCCTAACTATGACAGTTCTTAAGCTTAAGGCCAAATTCAGACCATGAAATGTCTCAAAACAATCTAGGCCCCAACCATAAAGGCCCAAATTTAAACTGTCCCTATTGATGTGTTGGCTTTCCAACAATTTCTTTCTGATATCTAAATTAAACCTTAAGCTTATAATGCATGTGACTCGTAcgtttcaaataacttcaatctAAATTATGTTCCCGTGCATGTAATTCATACAATAACTACAGAAAAATTCAGAAAAGGAAGAATAGCTAGTTTGATGAGTTTACAGACAACATTACcagacattaaaaaaaaaaaaaagttttcccTTGACAAAGTTTAGAAGGcaaatataattattttaatCTAGATTTTGCTTAATTCTAGCCCAGGTAAAGCAAATCCGAACATGAAGACCATTCCCCCAATAATCTTGATTCAGAAATAGGAACAACTTATTCAGCAGCGTTAACCACATAGGAAAATAGAGAAACTTTTCTCATGCgagcaaaaaagaaaatgacaaaaagCATGTAAGGGAAAACCTACATCGAGAAAATAGATTTTGAAGCGCAATTCAAACGAAAAGAACCCATCTACATCGAATCTTTAGTCATAAAAATTaagcaaaaaaatgaaaactttaACTTAAAGGCAAAAATGTGGAGGAATAAGGAGAAAACCAGTGAGGGATTGGAAGCAGTGGAGATCGAAAGTGTCAGCTTGAAGAAGTTCAATCCCAGAGCAAGAAGGAACAGGGGAAAGCTGCTGAGAGATGGCATGCATCGAATGCCATAGACTGGCCAATCTCAAGCTGTCGTTGGTGTCCATTCGTCCTGCCGATCCATAGTCTTTGTAGAAAATTAGGCCCCCTGATTTATTGATGATGTATAGGCTGTAAATCGCTGCCATCTTCCCAATTCTATCCAATCCAAACTT
This portion of the Coffea arabica cultivar ET-39 chromosome 2e, Coffea Arabica ET-39 HiFi, whole genome shotgun sequence genome encodes:
- the LOC113733002 gene encoding uncharacterized protein, with product MAAIYSLYIINKSGGLIFYKDYGSAGRMDTNDSLRLASLWHSMHAISQQLSPVPSCSGIELLQADTFDLHCFQSLTGTKFFVVCEPGTLHTEALLKHVYELYTDFVLKNPFYEMEMPIRCELFDISLALAVQKDRVALLGR